One Streptomyces hundungensis DNA segment encodes these proteins:
- a CDS encoding endonuclease/exonuclease/phosphatase family protein: MERESLRDLPGSATEPDGSAVVRVLSYNVRSLRDDVAALARVIRACRPDVVCVQEAPRFFRWRKAAARLAKSSGLVYVSGGATASGPMILSSLRAHVEHTEDVLLPRTPGLHQRGFSTAVLRFGRARLGVLSCHLSISDTERYEQGRLLLDRLSALDVPYAVVGGDFNDRPDGRTFGLLARSLQDGWVTAPWGREHTTRLGDPLQRIDAVFATPGVSVLGCGVPMGLPGVAEHDLRRATDHLPVLAAVRVPAA; the protein is encoded by the coding sequence GTGGAGCGAGAGAGCCTGCGGGATCTGCCCGGGTCCGCGACGGAGCCCGACGGGTCCGCGGTCGTGCGGGTGCTCAGTTACAACGTCCGTTCCCTGCGCGACGACGTCGCCGCCCTGGCCCGGGTGATCCGGGCCTGCCGACCGGATGTCGTCTGCGTTCAGGAGGCGCCGCGGTTCTTCCGCTGGCGCAAAGCCGCGGCCCGCCTCGCCAAGTCCTCCGGGCTCGTGTACGTCTCGGGGGGCGCCACCGCCTCGGGGCCCATGATTCTCTCCTCGCTCCGCGCCCATGTGGAGCACACCGAGGACGTCCTGCTGCCGCGAACCCCCGGATTGCACCAACGCGGCTTCTCCACCGCCGTGTTGAGGTTCGGTCGGGCCCGGCTCGGGGTGCTCAGTTGTCATCTGAGCATCAGCGACACGGAGCGCTACGAGCAGGGCCGACTGCTCCTCGACCGGCTGTCCGCCCTGGATGTGCCGTACGCGGTGGTCGGGGGCGACTTCAACGACCGGCCCGACGGCCGCACCTTCGGTCTGCTCGCGCGCTCCTTGCAGGACGGCTGGGTGACCGCGCCCTGGGGGCGGGAGCACACCACCCGCCTCGGCGATCCCCTCCAGAGGATCGACGCCGTCTTCGCGACGCCCGGGGTGTCGGTGCTGGGCTGCGGGGTGCCGATGGGGCTGCCCGGGGTCGCGGAACACGACCTGCGCCGGGCCACGGACCACCTCCCGGTGCTGGCCGCTGTGCGCGTACCCGCCGCCTAG
- a CDS encoding 3-hydroxybutyrate oligomer hydrolase family protein — translation MPRSVPRPRIRPAAIAVAVCGLVALAVPVAAAETPHDPAGTGHCARMQALRVPGAERQQTACLGELTTAGTVASGHTDPADWAGLTPKDLPTPAGVPGVQIDGYFPDRSTSNTHHGWNHDAQYVIRLPDHWNGGLVVSGSSGVRGQYANDRAIGDWVLSRGYAFAATDKGNTGAAFYRDGRAPGAALAEWNARLAQLTRAARSVVAQRYHRPPVRTLATGLSNGGYLVRWQLENHPELYDGGVDWEGTLWRADGPNLFTFLPQTLRDYPAYAAGGTDAARAHDAIVAAGFPAGSEFLWPFHHQYYWDLTQRIYREEFDPRFDGATEAGTPFCASGTPACDADYDYASRPAAVRAAVAKIALTGRIGKPLITLHGTLDVLLPIAQDSDVYARMVQESGRAGLFRYYRIQDGTHVDSLVDVFPDRLRPLTPCHHSAFEAMERWLAHGEQPPPSHTVTKPAAADQATLLNSCPLL, via the coding sequence ATGCCCCGATCCGTACCTCGCCCAAGGATCCGGCCGGCCGCGATCGCCGTCGCGGTCTGCGGGCTTGTGGCTCTCGCCGTTCCGGTGGCGGCCGCCGAGACCCCGCACGACCCCGCCGGGACAGGTCACTGCGCCCGAATGCAGGCGCTGCGCGTACCGGGCGCCGAGCGTCAACAAACCGCCTGCCTGGGGGAGTTGACCACTGCGGGCACGGTGGCGTCCGGGCACACCGATCCCGCCGACTGGGCCGGGCTCACCCCCAAGGACCTACCGACTCCCGCCGGGGTACCGGGCGTTCAGATCGACGGGTACTTCCCCGACAGGTCCACCAGCAACACCCATCACGGCTGGAACCACGACGCCCAGTACGTCATCCGGCTGCCCGACCACTGGAACGGCGGTCTCGTCGTCTCGGGCAGCTCGGGCGTGCGGGGACAGTACGCCAACGACCGGGCGATCGGCGACTGGGTCCTGTCCCGCGGATACGCCTTCGCCGCCACCGACAAGGGCAACACCGGCGCCGCCTTCTACCGCGACGGACGGGCACCCGGCGCCGCCCTGGCCGAGTGGAACGCGCGCCTCGCCCAGCTCACCCGGGCGGCCCGCTCCGTAGTGGCCCAGCGCTACCACCGCCCCCCTGTCCGCACCCTGGCCACCGGACTGTCCAACGGCGGTTACCTGGTGCGCTGGCAGCTGGAGAACCACCCCGAGCTGTACGACGGGGGAGTGGACTGGGAAGGCACCCTGTGGCGGGCCGACGGCCCGAACCTGTTCACGTTCCTGCCGCAGACGCTGCGCGACTATCCCGCCTACGCGGCGGGCGGAACGGATGCGGCCCGCGCCCACGATGCGATCGTCGCCGCCGGATTCCCGGCCGGATCGGAGTTCCTGTGGCCGTTCCACCACCAGTACTACTGGGACCTCACCCAGCGCATCTACCGGGAGGAGTTCGATCCGCGGTTCGACGGAGCGACCGAGGCCGGCACCCCCTTCTGCGCTTCCGGGACGCCCGCCTGCGACGCGGACTACGACTACGCCTCGCGCCCGGCCGCGGTACGCGCGGCCGTGGCGAAGATCGCGCTGACCGGCCGGATCGGCAAGCCCCTGATCACCCTGCACGGCACGCTCGACGTGCTGCTGCCCATCGCCCAGGACTCCGATGTGTACGCGCGCATGGTCCAGGAATCCGGCCGGGCCGGCCTGTTCCGCTACTACCGGATCCAGGACGGCACCCACGTGGACTCGCTGGTCGACGTCTTCCCCGACCGGCTACGGCCCCTGACCCCTTGTCACCATTCCGCCTTCGAGGCGATGGAGCGGTGGTTGGCACACGGCGAGCAGCCCCCGCCCAGCCACACCGTCACCAAGCCGGCCGCAGCCGACCAGGCCACTCTGCTGAACAGTTGCCCTCTTCTGTAG
- a CDS encoding extracellular catalytic domain type 1 short-chain-length polyhydroxyalkanoate depolymerase produces MTVHATGPGTHTGPGPGTHTGPGPGTGTHTGTGRQRRRAWLRRASAPLAVALLALLGPAASPQQASAASELTRVTNFGSNPGNLAMYAYAPANLPANAPLVIALHGCTQSAADYHSHAGWQKFADQWGFAVVYPETNSANNSLSCFSWFDATKSTRDRGEAASVKQMVDHALAQYRSDPGRVFVTGLSAGGGMAADLLADYPDVFAGGSIDSGLPAQCATTSSGAGACQYQKQNLTPKQWGDKVRGSDPGYAGPWPRVAIWQGGADTTVVPANGTESRDQWTDAWGIGQTPSTTENLPGSTTRITYNDSTGRAAVALYSIAGMQHGLAVHPGSAADQCGTTGTYYLDTICSTYYTAKFWDLDGSDGTPGGLPAPTGLKVTAVTDASVSLSWDAMDRAGSYVVLRDGARAGTTNTTTFTEGALAPGTSYRYTVAAVDSAGVQGPASAAVTATTSGGGTHPCFTDNNYRQVAAGRAHQSGGYAYADGSNQNMGLYNVAVTHTLEQTSPGSYIIADAGCPSR; encoded by the coding sequence ATGACAGTTCACGCCACCGGCCCGGGCACCCATACCGGCCCCGGCCCGGGCACCCATACCGGCCCCGGCCCGGGCACCGGCACCCACACCGGCACCGGCCGTCAAAGGCGCAGGGCGTGGTTGCGCCGCGCGTCCGCGCCACTCGCGGTCGCGTTGCTCGCCCTGCTGGGGCCGGCGGCCTCGCCACAACAGGCCTCTGCCGCAAGCGAATTGACCCGAGTGACGAACTTCGGCTCCAATCCGGGCAACCTCGCCATGTACGCATACGCTCCGGCGAACCTCCCGGCCAACGCGCCTCTGGTCATAGCCCTGCACGGCTGCACGCAGTCGGCGGCCGACTACCACAGCCACGCGGGATGGCAGAAGTTCGCGGACCAATGGGGCTTCGCGGTGGTGTACCCGGAGACCAACAGCGCCAACAACAGCCTCTCGTGCTTCAGTTGGTTCGACGCGACCAAGAGCACGCGGGACAGGGGCGAGGCCGCCTCCGTCAAGCAGATGGTCGACCACGCCCTGGCCCAGTACCGGTCGGACCCGGGGCGCGTCTTCGTCACGGGCCTTTCCGCGGGTGGCGGCATGGCCGCCGACCTGCTCGCCGACTACCCGGACGTCTTCGCGGGCGGCTCCATCGACTCCGGCCTGCCCGCGCAGTGCGCCACCACGTCGTCCGGCGCCGGCGCCTGCCAGTACCAGAAGCAGAACCTCACGCCGAAGCAGTGGGGCGACAAGGTCCGGGGCTCCGACCCCGGCTATGCGGGGCCGTGGCCGCGGGTCGCGATCTGGCAGGGCGGCGCGGACACCACCGTGGTCCCGGCCAACGGCACCGAGTCGCGCGACCAGTGGACCGACGCCTGGGGCATCGGCCAGACCCCGTCCACCACCGAGAACCTGCCGGGCTCGACGACACGGATCACCTACAACGACAGCACCGGCCGAGCCGCCGTCGCGCTCTACTCGATCGCCGGTATGCAACACGGTCTGGCCGTTCACCCCGGCTCGGCCGCCGACCAGTGCGGCACGACCGGGACCTACTACCTCGACACCATTTGCTCGACCTACTACACCGCGAAGTTCTGGGACCTCGACGGATCCGACGGCACCCCCGGCGGGCTGCCCGCCCCCACCGGCTTGAAGGTCACCGCCGTCACCGATGCCTCCGTCTCGCTGTCCTGGGACGCGATGGACCGGGCCGGTTCCTATGTCGTCCTGCGCGACGGAGCCAGGGCAGGCACCACGAACACGACAACCTTCACCGAAGGCGCGCTCGCTCCGGGCACTTCCTACCGGTACACCGTCGCCGCCGTGGACTCCGCCGGGGTGCAGGGCCCGGCCTCCGCGGCCGTGACGGCGACCACCTCCGGCGGCGGCACGCACCCGTGCTTCACCGACAACAACTACCGCCAGGTGGCTGCCGGGCGCGCCCATCAGAGCGGCGGCTATGCCTACGCCGACGGCTCGAACCAGAACATGGGCCTGTACAACGTGGCCGTCACACACACCCTTGAGCAGACGTCCCCCGGCTCCTACATCATCGCCGACGCGGGCTGCCCCTCCCGGTGA